In the Phycisphaerae bacterium genome, CCCACCCGTGTAGTGAAACTCGCCCAGCGAGCTCAACGGAATCGCCTCGCCCCGGGTGTTGGGCACCCGAAGACGAAACAGATCGTCAATGCTCTCCCGCTGCTCGACCGGCAGCCGAACCGTGATGTCGTACTCGTCCTTGAACTGGCGGTACTTGCCCACCTCGCTGCCGAAAATCGCCGTCTTCAGGAAGTTCCCGACCACCGCCGTGTTCACCCCCAGCAGCATCGCCCGACGACGGTCGACCCGGAACGACAGCTCCGGCCGGCTCGCCTCGTGGTCGCTCCGCAGGTTCACCAGGCCCGGCACGTCCGCGATCAGGTGACGCGCACGCCCGCTGATCCGCTCCAGTTCCGCAAAATCCTCGCCCACCAGGCGCACCGTGATCGCCGCCCCGGTCGGCGGGCCTTCCTCCTCCTTGGAAACCTTGATCTCCGCCCCGGGAATATCCGTCAGGGCCGCCCGAATCTCAGCCATCGCCCGCGCCGAAGGACGCGGGCGCGTCTCGTACTTGTGAAACTCCAGCGTCACCGCGGCCAGGTGCTCGCCCGAACTGCCGCCGCCCAAGTGCCCGTCCGAACCGGCGCCCGACCCGACGTTCGTGATCACCCGCTGAAAGTCCGAAGCAAACGGCCCGAGCCGCTCCTCGACAATCCGGGCCAACCGGTCGGTCTCGTGGATGTTCGTCCCCTGCGGAGCTCGGAGGCTGATGATGGCCCGGCGAGGGTCGATGTCCGGAAAAAACTCGATGCCGTGGCCACGCTTGCCGTACAGCACGCCCAGACCGATCAGCAGCAACACGGTCAGGCACACCGTGGCGACCCGGTGGGCCAGGGCCGTCTCCAGGAACCGCCGGTAACCCGCCATGAACCGGCTCGGCCGACCGTCCTTCTGCCGCCGCGCCGTGACGAACACCGAACTGAGCGTCGGGTTGATCACCAACGCCACAAACAGCGACGAGATCAGCGTGATGATCAGCGTGATCGGCAGGTACATCATGAACGAGCCCATGATGCCCGGCCAGAACAGCAGCGGCGCGAACGCCGCCACCGTCGTCAGCGTCGAGGCAATCACCGGCCAGGCGACCTCGGCCGCCCCGTCCATCGCCGCCTGGACCCGATTGCCGCTCAGCGTGTAGTACCGGTAGATGTTCTCCACGATCACGATGGCGTTGTCAACCACCATGCCGACCGCCATCACCAGGCTGAACAGCACGATCATGTTCAACGTGTAACCGAGCAACTGCAGCACCACGAATCCCAGCAGCATGCTCAGCGGAATCTCGACCGCCACGATCAGGCTGGGCCGCCAACCCAGGAACAGCAGCAGCACCACGATCACCAGCACCATGCCCGAGGCCAGGTTGTTCTCCAGGTCCGCCACCATCGCCCGAATGTCGTCCGACTGATCCAGCGTGATGTCGAACCGCACCCCCGCCGGCACACGGGCCCGAAACTCGTCCAGAACGTACCGCACCGCTCCGGCGATGTGCAGGATGTTCTCCCCCACCCGCTTCTGAACCGTCACCGTGATCGTCTCGCCGCCCGCCAGGCGGACCACGCCGTCCGGACCGGCCGCCGGAGTCCACAAACGCGAAAAACCCTCGCGGTCCTTGAACGTGTCGCGAACGCGGGCAACGTCCGTCAGGTGGATCGGCTTGCCCTCGCGAACCGCGATCACCAACTGATCCACCTCCTCCGGCTGAACGAACTCCGCCGGAACCCGAACGTTGAACTTGGTCCCCGGAGTCTCCAACCCGCCCGCCGAAATGTTGACGTTCTCCGAGGGAATCAGGCTCAGAATCTCGGGAATGGTCAACCCGTAGGCGCTGAGGCGGTCCTGGTCGATCTCCAACCGGATCTCCCGCTCCACCCCGCCCAGCACGTCGCAGTTCAGAACGCCCGGAACCGTCTCCAACGCCTCCTCCAGGTCGTCCGCGATCCGCTTGAGCACCACCGGCGATACGTCGCCCGACACGTTGATCATGATGATCGGGAACTCGGCGATGTTGATCTCCATCAGACTCGGCTCTTCTGCCTCGTTGGGCAGCTCCGCCTTGGCCCGGTCCAGCCGGTCGCGAACGTACTGCATCGCGTCGTCCACCTTCACGTCCGGCAAAAACTCGATCGTGATGATCGACATGCCCTCGGCGCTGGTCGATTGGAGCTCCTTGACCCCCTTGAGGCCCGCCAGCTCCTTCTCGATCTTCATCGTCACCGACGACTCGACGTCGGCCGGAGCCACGCCTTCATACACCGTGGTCACCACGATGAACGGCACCGGCACGTCCGGCGACGCCTCGCGCGGCAGCGTCACGTAGCTGTAGATCCCGAACACGGCGATCAGTACGGTCAGCACCGCGACGGTGATCCGATTGCGAATGGCGGCGTTCGAGATCATCATGGCGCGTCTCCCGCCGCCTTCACGGTCTGCAGGGCGCTCTGCGTGCTCGGGTCCGCCGGCACGATGTGGACCGGCTGGCCGGGACTCGCCAGACGCTGGCCCGCCACGATCAGCAGCTCGCCCGGCTCCAACCCGCTTACCGCCTGAATGTTCAGGCCCCGGATGATCCCCAACTCCACCGGCCGACGCTCGACCTTGCCCTCCCGAACCACGTAGACCTCCTTGCCCTCCTCAAGCGGAATCACGCTCGCCAGCGGAACCATGATCACGTCCTGAAGCACCCGGCGGGTCAGACGCACGTTGACGATCTGGCCGCTCCGCAGGCGGTACCCGCCCTCCCCCGATCCGGCCTCCGCCTCGATCCGGTTGGGCACCGTCACCTCAATCCGCGTGGTGCGCGTCGCCTCGTCGGCCACCGCGTTGATGTACGTGATCGTGCCGGTAAGCGGCGCAGCCTCTTCGCCGCGCCGAAGGACCTCGGCGGTCTGGCCGACTCGCAGGAAGTCGGCGTCCCGCTCGGACACGTCGGCCTGCACCTTCACCGTGTCGATATCGACGATCTCAGCCACCACCTCGCCGGGCGCAGCGTACTCGCCCGGCTCCATGACCCAATCGTTGAGGATGCCGCCGATGGGGGCGGTGATCGTCGTGCGGGCCAGCATCCGCTGCGCTTCATCGAGTTGGGCCCTGCTCACGTCGCGACGGGTGCGCATCTCGTTGAGCTCCGTCTCCGACGCGACGTTCTGCTCGTGCAACCCCCTGATCCGCTCAAACTCCTGCTGGTCGTACGCGTGCTGCGCCGCCACACGCTCCCGCTGCGCCTCCAGCAGCTCCCGATTCAGAATCACCAGCGGATCGCCCGCGCTCACCGGCTGACCCTCCGCGATCTCGCTGCCCGCCGGCAAAACGCCGCGCGGACCGCTCGCCTCCGACGCCCGAACCCCGTAACCCTCGATCCGCCCCGAAACCTCCGCAGCCACCTTGACCACCGCGTTCGGCTGAACCACCGCGGGCAGCACGAACGTGTCCGCCAACTCCGCCACCGGCGAAACCGGCCGCACCGTCACGTTCACCGGAACCGGCTCGACCGGAGGAACGCTCTCCTTCGCCGTGGGAATCGAAGCCACCAGACCCACAAGCACGAGCCCAGCCAGCACCAGCCCCGCCGCGATCCACCGCCCGCGCCGTCCGCTCCGCACGCGAACCGCTGCGGCCTCCGTGGTCGATCTCTCGTTGTTCTCTGTGGTGGTTGTCATCTGTGGTGCTCTCCATGTCCGCTGACCCCGTCGCGGGCGCTCGGCGCGTCCGGCTCGGACGGCCCTGGCTCCCGCAGTACCCCTTGCAGGATCGCCCGCATCATCGTCTCACGCAAGTTCTCCGCCCCCCTCCAGTGAAGCCACCGGTCGTCCTCCGGCCGCGTCACGTGCAACGCCGCGATCCCGTGAATGCACGCCCACAAGACCTGGGCGACCAGTTCCGGATCGGCCTGCAACTCCTCCCGAATCTGGCCCAAAGCGATGGCCTCCTTGATGTTCTGAACCAGAAACGCGTACGCGTCCCGCTGCGGATCGCCCCGGCCCCGCTCGTCCAGCTTCCGCTCGTCCGTCTCCATCGTCTCCGGCGACGGCTTGGTCATGAACATCAG is a window encoding:
- a CDS encoding TetR/AcrR family transcriptional regulator, which encodes MGTRERREREKDAVRQKIMDAARELFVQEGYEAVSIRRIADAIEYSPAAIYVHFRDKADLMKELCGQDFESFADAMFATADEPDPVERIWSCGAVYLNFAIEHPNHFRLMFMTKPSPETMETDERKLDERGRGDPQRDAYAFLVQNIKEAIALGQIREELQADPELVAQVLWACIHGIAALHVTRPEDDRWLHWRGAENLRETMMRAILQGVLREPGPSEPDAPSARDGVSGHGEHHR
- a CDS encoding efflux RND transporter periplasmic adaptor subunit, yielding MTTTTENNERSTTEAAAVRVRSGRRGRWIAAGLVLAGLVLVGLVASIPTAKESVPPVEPVPVNVTVRPVSPVAELADTFVLPAVVQPNAVVKVAAEVSGRIEGYGVRASEASGPRGVLPAGSEIAEGQPVSAGDPLVILNRELLEAQRERVAAQHAYDQQEFERIRGLHEQNVASETELNEMRTRRDVSRAQLDEAQRMLARTTITAPIGGILNDWVMEPGEYAAPGEVVAEIVDIDTVKVQADVSERDADFLRVGQTAEVLRRGEEAAPLTGTITYINAVADEATRTTRIEVTVPNRIEAEAGSGEGGYRLRSGQIVNVRLTRRVLQDVIMVPLASVIPLEEGKEVYVVREGKVERRPVELGIIRGLNIQAVSGLEPGELLIVAGQRLASPGQPVHIVPADPSTQSALQTVKAAGDAP
- a CDS encoding efflux RND transporter permease subunit, translating into MMISNAAIRNRITVAVLTVLIAVFGIYSYVTLPREASPDVPVPFIVVTTVYEGVAPADVESSVTMKIEKELAGLKGVKELQSTSAEGMSIITIEFLPDVKVDDAMQYVRDRLDRAKAELPNEAEEPSLMEINIAEFPIIMINVSGDVSPVVLKRIADDLEEALETVPGVLNCDVLGGVEREIRLEIDQDRLSAYGLTIPEILSLIPSENVNISAGGLETPGTKFNVRVPAEFVQPEEVDQLVIAVREGKPIHLTDVARVRDTFKDREGFSRLWTPAAGPDGVVRLAGGETITVTVQKRVGENILHIAGAVRYVLDEFRARVPAGVRFDITLDQSDDIRAMVADLENNLASGMVLVIVVLLLFLGWRPSLIVAVEIPLSMLLGFVVLQLLGYTLNMIVLFSLVMAVGMVVDNAIVIVENIYRYYTLSGNRVQAAMDGAAEVAWPVIASTLTTVAAFAPLLFWPGIMGSFMMYLPITLIITLISSLFVALVINPTLSSVFVTARRQKDGRPSRFMAGYRRFLETALAHRVATVCLTVLLLIGLGVLYGKRGHGIEFFPDIDPRRAIISLRAPQGTNIHETDRLARIVEERLGPFASDFQRVITNVGSGAGSDGHLGGGSSGEHLAAVTLEFHKYETRPRPSARAMAEIRAALTDIPGAEIKVSKEEEGPPTGAAITVRLVGEDFAELERISGRARHLIADVPGLVNLRSDHEASRPELSFRVDRRRAMLLGVNTAVVGNFLKTAIFGSEVGKYRQFKDEYDITVRLPVEQRESIDDLFRLRVPNTRGEAIPLSSLGEFHYTGGFGTISRIDRKRVITLTADAEGRLGTEVLADVQARLAPLSDELPLGYQIRYAGEKEEQDKAQAFLSKAFIVAILLIVLILVAQFNTLLVPGIIMTTVVLSLVGVLGGLLVHSMPFGIIMTGVGVISLAGVVVNNAIVLLDYTRQLRDRGMGLIEASVEAGATRLRPVLLTAITTILGLIPMATGISYDFHSFAWSTRSESSEWWASMAIAVIYGLAFATVLTLVVVPTLYVAFVRTAERVGEFWRRRTAEPQLEPA